The Neurospora crassa OR74A linkage group I, whole genome shotgun sequence genome segment GACACCGTCGGCACCAGTGTTGGCGATGCTCTTAGGCACCTCATCCAACTCGGCGTAGGTAACCTTGCCGTGGTCGATGACAATAGCATAGCGCTTGGTGCGGTCACCCTGGGTCCAGCCGATGCTCTTGCTGAACTTGCAGTCGGCATCGGACATAAAGAGCTAAACATTCGTTGCGTGTCAGTTAGGTGTGGTGAGGGGGGGCAGGAGGGACATGAATTATTACTTACAATAGACTCATCTTTAACACCGTTGGCCTTGCCCCAAGCGGCCATCACCCACGCATCGTTGCTGGCAATGAAGATGATTTGGTCGACGCCCTTGGACTTGAACTCCTCGAGCTTGGCCAGATACGAGGGgacgtgctgctgctggcagGTGGGGGTGAAGGCACCGGGGAcggcgacgaggacgacCTTCTTGTTCGCGAACGCTACGTCGTGGGTAAGAGATTGCGTTAGTATATAGATAGGTGTGGAGAGAAAAAATACAAGTCAAAGATGATGTGAGGGTTCCTTGTGAGTGAGCCATGATATATTTACTTGCCTTTGCTGGCATCATACTGGATGGGAAGACCGCAGACGGTAAGGTCTGTGTCACCGCTGGGCGCGACGTAGGTGAAAGTAACACCTTCGGGGAAAGAGTCACCGGCCTTAAGAGCAGACATTTTGTTGAAAAGGGGTTTTTAGATTGTGAAGTTCGTGAGACTTGAGCTTGCTGTTCgtgagaagagaagagtgCGAGATTCTTTTGGTTGGACTCGAAGCTTGAGGTGAGCTTATAAGCGGAGGAAGCCGATCGATGTATTGTTATCAGATCGTATCTCCAGGGGCAATCACAGCGGGGTCCTGCTCGCTTTTGGAGGGGTTCTCCGTTCTCCGGAGGTTCGGCGGGAGGGCGGGCAGGAACCGTTACGAAGCCTCCAGTAACATCAATCGGAAGGCATCGAACAGTGGAGACCGATCGATTGCCCTGGAAAGGGAGGCCGTTAAGGTGCCCTTTCTCAGTGAACGTCAATAACTTCCAGGGTTTGCGATTTCTGTCCATTGTCACGTTGGAGTGGAACAGACCTCGGGGGGCCCGGGGATTGTTGCCTTGGATTGCGCGATCGCCGGGCTTCATTGCATGTGCCAAAATCAGAAGCGACCGGATGGCCTCTTGTACTTTATATTCTCTTTTCCAAGTTCCAGAAACTCGCAATTTATATTTGGCCGACAACACAACAACTGAATTCTCCTCGAGATCCCTCACCTCCGACAACggcctttccctttccactcctctttccttttgcGCCGTAAttgagagaggggggaaacTGAACAGGCGAGTATGACCTGGATATTGTCCGGACTTCAGGCAAGTGAGAGAGACCTTGATGTCTCTATAACCCGTCATTGTAGAAACACTTCTCCCGGATCTTCAGGCCATGAACGCTGGTGGTCCTATTATTGGAGATAGTCATAGGTACATTTTCTACCTGTCGCTCAAACTATATCCCTTGAACTAAATCTTCTCGTTTGTTACTATACTAAGAGCTTGCCTCGAAGAGGTGTCTGGCACGGAGCTGTAGCGGCTCGCTTCGGAACCCCACCAGCTCGGATCGTTCTATGACTACTTTCTGCCGTCAGCACGTACGACACCAAATTCATAATCACTGGACTACGATAACCTTTGATTAAGTTGCATTAAAGCCAGGTGTTCACATGGCTTTCTTGTTTAATAACCCTGCATTTTGTTTTAAAATATCCGGGGAAAAAATTCACCCTCTTGTTCTATGATCATTCGAGTTCCACTGTTACCCCTGTTTTGATAATATCTTCACTATTCTTCAGCCATCGCCATGACAGCTGAGTCAAAGCCCCCATTTCCGCCGTTCACAGCCGAAACAGCTCAGATCAAAGTCAAGGCCGCGCAGGATGCATGGAACACAAAGTGACTATACCTTTGCTATTTTCTTGAAAATTCGATTGCCGTTGGCTGACTTTGGTCGAATTCAAGAAATGCGGAGGTGGTCCAGATGGCCTACACTCCAGACTCCATCTGGAGAAACCGCGATACGTTCCTGCAAGGACGCCCAGAAATCGTCGAGTTTCTGAAGAAAAAGTGGTCAAGAGAGAACGGATATCGCTTGAGGAAGGAGCTGTTTGCTTTTACAGACAACAAAGTCAGTCGTTATTCCTtcctggcggcggcggcaggtcAGAAGTAGGATTGCTGCCCAGGGCTAACTGCTATGTCTACTGAGATCAGATCGCATTTCAGTTTTGGTACGAGTGGTATGACGAATCCGGTCAGTGGTGGCGGACATATGGCCTTGAGGACTGGACCTTTGCCGACAATGGCCTCATGAGGAAGCGGCAGATGAGTGGGAATGATGTGAAGATTGTAGAAGAAGAGCGATGGTTTAAGGAGGGTGTCGATGTCAACGAAGTTGCAATTACTGAGCAACACTGGTGATTGGCTTCCATGGCGAGAAGCTGCAAGGTACGGTCTACAAGTTCGGCATATGGCAAGTCCTGGTCCGGGTTTTGGTGGGAAGGCACATAGACCAGAGCCTTCTATGTATGACCGAGCATATGCAAGAACTTATGGCAGGTTCATATCTACCATTCACTACAACACCGAAAAATCTGAGTCGGGTGGTGGGATCATTCTACGAAAGTGTCAGTTGGGTAGCCAACGTTTTCGACATCCTCTTCCGTCCGAACAATTTCAGCGAGACTAACCCACAATCTCCTGGGTTTTAACCCTGCTGTTCTTGATGTAGTTCAAATCAACTTGCTCCCATCGACAAAGGTAGCTACATTGGGAACCGACAACCGGACAAGAGCACTTGACCAGGGGTTTCCAATCATCTCAATATGCCGAAGAACGGAAATTCACAGCTCAAGCCTTCCCCTAGGTCGGTACACTCGTAATTCAGCGCGGCGTCTTTCTGCAACTTGACTGACTCGAACAGTATTTGGGATATAGCCCCTCCGGGCGTGAGTTTGGAACTGGCGGGATGGTCAGCCGATCATTTTAAGCGACGTGGTTGGCCTCTGAGAGTCGCTATCGATGCACATTGCTGGCAAGTTTACTTTGAGAAAGATGGCAAAGTCGACTGGCTACGCAAAAGTTTGTTACCTTGGGCGTCCATAACTAGACTTTGGGGATGCCAAATGCTGACATTTAATTCCACCAGACTCTCGCGAGGTCAATGCGGTCGAGAAAACGATCATGTACCAGATTATGACCTTGCTGGAGCTGAGCATACACCTTCTCTTCGTCTTTGATGGCCCAGATCGCTACAGCCAATACGAACCTAATCCAAACCCAATCAAGCCGGAAAGGATACGTTTGCTCAAAGACATGTTAAACAATCTGGGCGTCCCTTTCCATCAGGCACCTGCGGAAGCAGCACCCACGTGTGTCAAGCTCCAACAGCTAGGTGTCGTCGATGCCGTTTGGACGCACCACAGCGTAGCTCTCACGTGTGGATGCCGAGAGATTGTCATGTTCAAAGAGCAGCACCGACACTGGAAGGGTGCAGGGTTAAGTAACGAGTTCGCTACCAAGCACGATGCTCCGGCTTTGCTGCAACAGTGGGATCTCGACCAGCCAAGCCTCATACTAGGGCTCCTGCTCGGAGGATGCGAATATTCAAGAGGCCTTCCGGGAGTCAACTATGAGGCTGCCCTCGAAATTGCCCGGAAAGCCAAGCAGCTGGCTGGAACCATGTGCAATGTCTTCAGTGATGATGGGAACAGATTGGAGAGGAACAAATGGTTAGTCATATTTCAGTTCGAGAACTCGAGAAGCCGACAACGCTGACCTCTGAAAGGCAAGCACGTTTCCGGGCCTTTCTTAAGGACAACGGCTATCATTCCGTGGCCATTCCAAATTGCTTTCCCGTTCCCAAGGCAATTGAGCGCTACCGGAGTCCACCTGTGCGTTCAGAAGAAACGTTGCAAAATCTGCTCTGCCTCCGACATGGATGGACACGGTCGTTGTCAGGTAATCTCGCTGACATCTGTCAATTTCTTAACCGGAACTTCCATTCGTACCCCTCCATTAAATGGCCTATACGACACCTAACAGGGCTCGAACTAAACCACAAACTGCTCCAAGGTACGTTGAGGAACGCTCCTCAAGCATGTGAGGGCATCAAAATTCCCGCTGCACTAGGGAACAGCATTTGCTGTAACGTCACCGTGTCAGCAACGATATTTCTTCCAGAATTCACAAAGATCTACGATATGTGGTCAACCCACGAGATCAAATGTAGAGTTTTGTCTTGTGTTGTTCAGAAAGGACTACACCCTGAACGGTTACCACGTCCCAAGCTTCAGAACAAGGGTCTGGTCAAACACAAGAGGAAGACCGCTGAGCCTGGCCCAGAAGACACCACAAAGCAGAGTAAGAAGTCCAAAGTTCCAGGTGTCGATACACCAGTCAGAGCAACCACACAGCTGGCTCCAAGAACCGAAAAAAGCGTCAAAACACAAAGCGAGAAGGTTTCTTCATCGCCATGGCAATTTCGCATCCCGCCCTTACCGCATGGTTTAGGATTTTctcaacaacggcaatcTCCAGTCGAAGCTCCATGTTCGTCGAGTCTAGAAGTCCACGACCTGTTATCACAAGACTGATCGGAGTGGGGATATCGAACCACGCAAAAGACAGTGAGATTTCCATAGTTCGGGCTCCAATTCCGAACTTGAAAGGGGACATAGCAGCGCAGAACAGAATGAACAATCTTACAAAGTCTCGTGCTTATGCGCCAACTCAGCAGAAGATGAAGGTTGGATAACTAACTTGCCTGGAGATCACGAGCTCACCCCGTTTAAAACTGACAAATTGAACGAGCACAATGACTCGAGACAACTTTACGATTCATTTACCAGCAACCAGGTAACTGGGACGGCGCTTGGACCTTCTGACCTTAAAAGAGTGGGGAACTGACCTCTGTTCGAAAATGTGGCGAGCTTGTTTTGATAACGATCACCATAGTCCCTGCTTGGGAGTTGTGGTTCTGTCAAGGGTGCGTTTACCAAACAACAGGGCGGCTCGGACCGTCCCGCTGGGAAAGACAGGGCTTGAAGCATTCATTCGGGTACATAGTCGGGCTCACTGGGTACGCAGGTTGCAGCATCACGGGCGTTGTTTACTCGAAGCTTTCAAATATTCacaggaagagaaaggaatTTCTGAAGAAGATTACCCTGTAATAAGGGGCTTGCGGAGATTTAGATGTTTTGGATGTTTTTTAATGATTCTGCGGGTAGTAGGCGGTCGCGGGGAGGTGTCAGAGCAAAGTGTTGAGGACACTCTAACTTCAGAATGTGCATCATATGTAGGCATATAAGCCTCTGGTAGATGATGATGCATTTCTAGGAGGACAGTCATATGACGCCTTTGTATCTTCTAGGTAAAGCGTTTAGTCTAAAGCATGTGAGCTTGTCAAGATAGGACGTGGAAATGTGTTATATAAACAACAAAACCATGTAACCCACCGAGAAAAGcagtatattagtaaatgACAGCAAAAGCACGAATATCCTTTTGTGAAACTACATAAGCTTTTGATTACATAAACGGCCATGAAACTTCCTTACATAGGACACAATGTCAGTTGACTGAGATAAGGTAAACGTCAAAAAGTCTTGCTGTGCTGGGTTGTTTCGGGTAGGTATGTGATAGTGGTAAAGTGCTCGTAATTCAAAAAAACAAGCCCCGGTTTTACCCCCAAAAACGAACCTCAAAACTCAAACCCTCATTTCCAATTTTCCAGCCATGGCCCCCctttacccccccccccccccccccccccccatcaaaaaaaaaaaaaaaaaaaaaaaaaaaaaggtcagAAGGTTAATTTGCATAGGTGACCTTTGTCGAACGAACAGCACTGTCCCAGCTGCCATTGACTTCACTAATACTACGCATTTTGATCATCAGGTGTACCATTGAACCATAGGACCACTCGGTTCGCCCCGTTGTGGCACAGGAGCTACATAATGGACCTTATGTGTGAGTCGGTGCCTGGGCCCCCAGGTCCAATCTGGAGCAGCGCAGGGCGGGCGGGGTTCATTGTCATCTGGTGTTTGGGAAGAAGAGTGCCGgccgggcggcggcggcggcggtgggaaCGATAGCAGAGACGGTGGCTTCGTCATGACCAGGTTCGAGCGACCAGAAAGAAGTAAAACCAGCTGAGAGCGGCCTGACGATGGGAGGAATCTCAAGCGGTATTCATAAGTTACTCTGGGGGAGATACGGGCTTCCTTTTTCACCCTATTGATGTACCTTGCCTTGGTTTGCCCTCTGGAACAGAAGAATTGTATAGAATAACCCAACAAGGAGAGTGTATTCCAGTGAGACGATTGATGCGGCGAAGACAAACCGGCGGTAGAGCTGAAAGAAACctgaaagaaagaagggaactAACTTGAAAGAAAAACGACGTTCGAGAACAGCTTTCTATGACAGCTAGCTGTAGCTTCAGGCACAAGCACACACGCCCGCGCAGACAAACAATGGACTTTACCGTAGGCAGTATACTTGTCTTGGAATCACAACCTAACCAGGTCGGTCGGCCAAAACCCCCCAGAACGAACATCAACCGTGGACAAAGAGGGGTACCAAGATGGAAAAAGGAAATCAGGATAAGGAAGCGAGCACGAAAAGGCAACAAGAAGCAAAGGGATGTCTTACTTCGGATGTAATCCGAGCGAAGCGAAGCAAGACATTAGTGTACATCAACCTCCGTGCTGGGCCCGACTGGGGCACTGGGCGAAAACAAGGGTCCAGGCGTCTTTTGAGATATTGATCTAGAGGATAAACTTTCACTGCGTGGTTGTGCACCATGTGGTTCAAGGGCTCCACGTTCGGGACCGAAAGGGTGATTTGACTAGTCCGGAGTCCATGCACAGCACTTACTCCCTCGGTCCACCCTGCGGGGAGCTTATGCTCCGGAGTATCCCCGAGATATTGTCCATGGTGATTAGCAGTCACCGGCCTTCATGTGTCATGGAGCTGGCTGAACGTGGGTGAAACaaaggggatggggatggagatgAAAAATCAACAGCAGAAGTCAGAAAATACGCACCCAGGCCAGAGTGAGGGAGTGAAGGAGCGAGGAGCAAGTGAGCGAGTCTGTTCTCAAGACAAAAGCTATTCGCCTCAGACattgggtttttttttgctgTTTCAGAAGCGGGAGAGACAAGAAGTGAATCCATTGGAGCTCTTGTCAGCGGCCAGCTAGCTGCTGTGGCGCAACCACATTGAAGTCTTTCCAAGGTATGTAGGTCGAGAAAAAGGAATATGTGCTGCAGCCACTATCAATCACCGAGGCCCTTCGGGGCCTCTGAGAGTCTCCCTGCAAAAGTGAACCCCTGATGGGTGCAGCAAATTCGTACTGCCGCTCCGCTGATCAAATTGCGTATGGACCGAACTCTGGACGGGGAAAAAGACCATTCGGGTTTCATGGCGAAGGGGACGGAGCAGCTCCATGTCGGGTGTTCTTGGCGGGAATGGGTGCGTAACGTCGGTGTCGAGTACGGCTGTCATTGTTGTATGTTCGAGGGCGGTTGGTTGGCGGCAGTGTGATATTCAGGCGTGGTTGGAGTGTGCTAACCCATATTCCCTTTCCATTAGGTGTACTCCTTGACATCATGTGTCTGAAAGCAATCCCTATCTCTTGGGAGACATTGGCGGCCCTTCTTTCAACTCTTTGAAATTATCTTTCGTGTCCGAGCACAGCACGGCGACTAACCGGATGACGGCCTTGCCGTTTCCGCCAGATACAATTGGTCCCTAGCTGTTGTTTAGTCCACAAACAATGGAAGGAAATACCAGTACCCAGTTCCACGGCACCGGCACTTTAGTCCTGACGAAAGGCACCATTGAAAGAGGCCAGGCTCCGCACCGATCGGGCTTCATCTTAAGGGATCCCATTCCCAGTGAAGGGTCGCATCGAAGATCAGAAAGCCATTCCAGCGATCTTCACCCATGGTGAAAGCTTTCTCGGGTCGGTCGTTGCTACGACGTGGTTGGAGTCACCGAAGACTTCCACTTCGCCGCAGCGCTGCCGTAACAGTGACGAACGACGTCGGGAGTAAATTCTCGAGGACTGCCCGTACCTGACTTGTCGATTTTTCTGGGAACAATTCGATTTTCTCCGCTCTCATGTGCGCAATCATAGCAGATGCATGTCATAAtcaaaacgaaaaaaaaagagactgTGCGTAAAACCTCAAGAGCGGACTTGGAGAGCCAAGCCGGCCGTGTGTCCCGAATCCCGCCAATCACAAAGTCGCCAGACAGCCTCATTACGGCGATACTTTCCCTTTGCAGCTTAACAGCCCAGTGTCGATATTCCCGATGTTTATTGCTTTTGGTAGAGAAGGGCGTAGTAAAAAGCTGGTCCTTGGATGGTCCGCGACAATGGTTGGTTTGTGGAGGAAAATCTTGACGCCCTAAACCCATTTGTTCCTGATTCGTGACGCCTCCTTCGCCAGCTCGCAACGCCTCCTTCGCCAGCTCGCGCGTCGAAAAGACACCGATATCAAATGATACTGCTTCGTTGAATGCGCCACGCATGCTGTTATCGCCATGTGGTGTACTGTCAACAGCATTGGAAGCCTTCTTGCCCTGACTTCGAGAGGGGTCCAGGTCTCAAAAAAGCAATGGATTCAGGCCTGGCGGGCCAACTAGGGGCTGATAGCTTGGATAGTTTTACGCCATGTTCTTGTTTTTCTCGTACCCGTTTGTCGGTTTCGACAACCCGCTTCCGCCCACCCTGGAGTGCCTGGTAcacatggatggatgatgccTGATCAAGATCGAGATTAACGAAGGCGATCTCTAGTTAGGATTTGCTCCAGGAACAAGacaatactatataaacgATTAGCCTC includes the following:
- a CDS encoding peroxisomal membrane protein — encoded protein: MSALKAGDSFPEGVTFTYVAPSGDTDLTVCGLPIQYDASKAFANKKVVLVAVPGAFTPTCQQQHVPSYLAKLEEFKSKGVDQIIFIASNDAWVMAAWGKANGVKDESILFMSDADCKFSKSIGWTQGDRTKRYAIVIDHGKVTYAELDEVPKSIANTGADGVLAKL
- a CDS encoding DUF1348 domain-containing protein; this translates as MTAESKPPFPPFTAETAQIKVKAAQDAWNTKNAEVVQMAYTPDSIWRNRDTFLQGRPEIVEFLKKKWSRENGYRLRKELFAFTDNKIAFQFWYEWYDESGQWWRTYGLEDWTFADNGLMRKRQMSGNDVKIVEEERWFKEGVDVNEVAITEQHW